AAtcggccatttgtgtatcttctttataAACTCCTTATCAGGTATATGATTTGCAATTGTTtgctcccattccataggttgccttttcaccctGTTGATTCTTTTCTTTGATACACAGAGGTTTTTAAGTTCCATGTAGTACCAACTGTCTATTTTCAAATGATCCATTATTCTAACTAATctaaccattaaaaaataataataatccgtAGCAGCAATcgtataaaaacaaaatgaacttaCCAAAGTAGAAAATTACCTAGTCCCTGAGttaatacattaaaatgtattttgatagTTTAAGATTGTTGGGTAGgcaatattagaaaaaataaatatggccatatattatacataaagaTATTCTACAAATAGCAAGATAATTTGAAGAGCGTTTTGCTTATCTGGACTTTCATGTTTTCCATCTGAAAACATTTCCAACcctttttgtataattttattatacTCATTATATAAATTATCCTTCATCCAGGTGAACCACTGTGTGTGCTGAAGGCTGCTAATGTTGATGGTTTCACATCTCTTACTATAAACTAcccatttatgtgaaatggaaagaaataaactaTGCAGAAATTCCCTTGGATAGGAGAGTAGGGTTTCCCCTAGCACAGTTAAGTTTGTAGCCAGTTTAGCTGGATCAGCTGagaccaccagccaatcagatTTTAGGAGGGAAATGGATTTCCTAAATAAATATGATTTCAAACAGCATGTTCTCTAAAGACTTTCTCAGGCTTAAAATCTAATAAAGGAGTGACTCACTAGAACAAATACAGGAGTTATTTCACTCTACCAATATGAAGAAAAGGGGTGCTCATCTCCTTTTGGGTATCATCTTCCTGACTCTGACTGGAGTTCAAGGTAAGggattataaattatattaaattggTAAAGTCAGAGGTGTTAATTGCTATAAAAgccttttgatttgcattgctttGCATGCATCAGAATGTGATGTGAGTCACTTGTGGGCAGTTATCCAAAGTTCATATCTTGGATGGACCTGCCAGGTCAAATACAAGTCTCAGTTTATGTGTGTGAATTCCTGGCAtgcagtaggtgttcagtaaatgtttgttgcaCTGTTTGGTAATGAGACGGGAGACTTTGTCTCCTCAATAATTTTTGCCAGCCTGACAGAGTTTGTTGATAAGTATGTCTGTGATTAACCAATTAAGTATCTGATAATCAGAGAGCTTGTTCCTCAGGAACAACCTTTACTAACTACCTTTGTTATTTGTGGCAAattaatgagcttccctggtggctcagagagtaaagcgtctgcctgaaatgctggagacccgggttcgacccctgggtggggaagatcctctagagaaggaaatggcaacccactccagtattcttgcctggagaatcccatggacagaggagcctggtaggctacagtccacggggtctcaaagagtcgcacacagtggagcgatttcactttctttctttctaatgagCTTTTCTAGTCTTCAGTtccctcagctgtaaaatggagattGTATAGTTATGCTTTTTCTACCTACtactaaatgaaaaaattaaggaatgaaaatagtgtattttaaagagtttttgaAAGTTTAAAGCACTACTGAAAACCAAGGCAGTGGGGAAGATTAGGATTAGTGGTAATTAGTTACTATAAGTAACTTTTTATTGAAACCAACACCAACTCCATTTCACTAAGGTCAGATTAAAAAATGGCTTTGGGAGGTGTTTGAGAAGCTATGGTCTGCATAGCACACATGAattaggtatacatgtgtctgaCCTATGATtggcatttattgaatattttaaaaatctcttttcctAAGGTTGTAAAATATGAtatgaagtggaagtgttagtccctcagtcatgtccaactctttgagacccgatggtctgtagcccgccaggctcctctgtccatgggatcctcccagtaagaagaacccttggagaagggaatggctacccactttagtattcttgcctggagaatctcatggatataACACCACAGAGATAACACCTACTTGAAAATCTTGTGGTAATGATTGAAAGACACTCAGTAGATGATAGTAATAGTCATTACTAAGTCAAATGTATCATTTTAGTGTATCACCTAAATGAAGACATAGCTTTCAATTGATGTTTTCTACCCTCTGTTTTTCCCTTAGGAatcccagcagtaaagaatggaCGCTGTTCCTGCATCAAAACCAGCCAAGGGATGATCCATCCAAAATCCTTAAAGGACCTTAAACAATTTGCTCCAAGCCCTTCttgtgagaaaactgaagtcatGTAAGTAAAAACTCATTCAACACATGTCCAGCATTAAATTTAATGTGAGTACTACCGGGGGAATACTTGCCCATTCAGACACTTAAAATGCAGATGGTTGCCCCTCCTTAAATCTGgtatacttctttcttttcttctaaaaaaataagcaatttcTGGTAGAGATAAGGAACCAAGGATGATATATTACCAAAGTATTATGTGttcatggaagaaaatgtttaatataaattacccaaaagaagaaattaaaaattctcttaaattttacCATCCAGTCATAAGTAGTGTCATTCTtttggtatatatacacacttttgttttgtgtgtacatatatagatacaaaacatatacatacatatacatatatttatatacacaatatatgtacacaaaaacaaaatcatatacCATATACATTTTCGTAAGCTTCTTTTTCATTAGCACTATATCATGAACTTTTCCTGTCAGTAAGTCTTGTGTAATAACGTCATTTTTCCTAATAATGTCATTTTTAATGAtcaaattttattctattatatGGACATACCATAATCTATATGACCAATACCTAAATGTaagttatttccaatttttttgctattaaaaacaaACTGTTACTGTATCAATATTATATCTTTAATTCTCTCCTATATTAATATCTTTCTAGAGATTAGAATTGTTAGGTTAAAGATgtgtgtgttattcactcagtcgtgtctgagtcttcgtgaccccatggacagtaccccactagactcctctgcccatgaaattctccaggcaagaatactggagaaccAGGGATCCTCCCGACCTGGGCTGCTGCAGGGAGCCTAGAATTCCAGGCTAGGTTAAAGATAtgcatattttaagtttttctgaAGCCTAAATCAAGGATGATGTATAGAATGACTCCTTTTATTCTTAGATTagacagaaattaaagaaaaaagtcctTAAATTATTCCTGGAGAGTCTGATGTAATTTtaaagattcaaccagtccattaaTCTTGTCTtaggaaaacattttattatgttttaagtTGTTTTACTAGAAAATTTAGTAAAATTCATGCTCATTTTCATTGTTTGGGGAGGAAAGTAGGTATATTGGcaacttttctattttatattttcacttaAACATAAATAGCTTTTTCTAGCATAACAGAACCAATATTATCTTTAGATATAAGTTCTCCCATTGCATATATCTGTTggcttttttaaatttagagtTATATGCTGTCCTAGAAATGTATCTAAGTCCCCTCAGTCacttaaaaagatgaaaagacaggaaaaagacTGAAGTC
The DNA window shown above is from Cervus elaphus chromosome 6, mCerEla1.1, whole genome shotgun sequence and carries:
- the CXCL9 gene encoding C-X-C motif chemokine 9, yielding MKKRGAHLLLGIIFLTLTGVQGIPAVKNGRCSCIKTSQGMIHPKSLKDLKQFAPSPSCEKTEVIATMKNGDQACLNPDLPEVKELIEKWEKQVNQKKKQKKGKKYKKTKKVSKVKRSQRSSQKKTT